One Roseburia rectibacter DNA window includes the following coding sequences:
- a CDS encoding replication-associated recombination protein A has product MDLFEYMREQKKETESPLASRLRPATLDEMVGQQHIIGKDKLLYRAIKADKLSSIILYGPPGTGKTTLAKVIANSTSAEFLQMNATSAGKKDMEDVISKAKNNMGMFGKKTILFIDEIHRFNKGQQDYLLPFVEDGTIILIGATTENPYFEVNGALLSRSIIFELKSLEKEDIKTLILRAVNDEKKGMGAYHAVIDEDALDFLADISNGDARAALTAVELGILTTERSEDGFIHITLSVASECIQKRVVKYDKSGDNHYDTVSAFIKSMRGSDPDAAVYYLARMLYAGEDIKFIARRIMICASEDVSNADPMALVVATSAAQAVERIGMPEAQIILAQAVTYVASAPKSNSAVNAISEAMETVKNTMTAPVPSHLQDAHYKSSSKLGHGIGYKYAHDYPNHYVEQQYLPDGLTDRKFYRPSENGYEQQIREYFHKIKGEYSMNDK; this is encoded by the coding sequence ATGGATTTATTCGAATATATGAGAGAACAGAAAAAAGAAACGGAATCGCCGCTTGCATCGCGTCTGCGTCCGGCAACTTTAGATGAGATGGTAGGACAGCAGCATATTATCGGGAAGGACAAGTTACTGTACCGCGCGATCAAGGCGGATAAGCTAAGTTCCATTATCCTCTACGGACCTCCGGGAACGGGCAAGACAACACTTGCAAAGGTCATTGCGAACTCTACAAGTGCTGAATTTCTGCAGATGAATGCAACTTCCGCAGGCAAAAAAGACATGGAAGATGTTATTTCCAAGGCGAAGAATAACATGGGGATGTTTGGAAAAAAGACGATCCTGTTTATTGATGAGATCCACCGTTTTAATAAGGGACAGCAGGATTATCTTCTGCCGTTTGTGGAGGACGGAACCATCATTCTGATCGGTGCAACGACCGAGAATCCTTATTTTGAAGTAAACGGTGCTCTTCTTTCACGTTCGATCATTTTTGAACTGAAAAGTCTGGAAAAAGAGGATATTAAAACTCTTATTTTACGGGCAGTAAACGATGAGAAAAAGGGTATGGGAGCATACCATGCCGTCATTGATGAGGACGCATTGGATTTTCTTGCAGATATTTCAAATGGTGATGCACGTGCAGCATTGACTGCGGTGGAACTTGGAATACTGACAACGGAACGCAGTGAGGACGGGTTCATACATATCACGCTTTCCGTTGCTTCCGAATGTATACAGAAGCGTGTGGTCAAGTACGATAAGTCCGGTGATAACCATTATGATACGGTATCCGCGTTTATCAAAAGCATGCGCGGCTCTGATCCGGACGCGGCAGTTTATTATTTAGCAAGAATGCTGTATGCGGGGGAGGATATCAAATTTATCGCAAGAAGGATCATGATCTGTGCATCGGAGGATGTGAGCAATGCAGATCCGATGGCACTTGTTGTTGCAACGTCGGCAGCACAGGCAGTAGAGCGTATCGGGATGCCGGAAGCACAGATCATATTAGCCCAGGCAGTCACTTATGTGGCGAGCGCGCCAAAGAGCAATTCCGCAGTCAATGCGATCAGTGAGGCGATGGAAACAGTAAAAAATACTATGACAGCACCGGTTCCGTCCCACTTGCAGGATGCCCATTACAAATCATCATCCAAACTCGGTCACGGCATAGGATATAAATATGCGCATGATTATCCGAATCATTATGTAGAACAGCAGTATCTGCCGGACGGACTGACTGACCGGAAGTTCTACAGACCGTCAGAGAACGGTTATGAACAGCAGATCAGGGAATATTTCCATAAGATAAAAGGGGAATATTCCATGAATGATAAATAA
- a CDS encoding aminotransferase class I/II-fold pyridoxal phosphate-dependent enzyme, with protein sequence MQAYQEMTKEELLAEKKSLEAEYKKFQQRGLKLDMSRGKPSQEQLDLSMGMMDVLASYVDLTCEDGTDCRNYGVLDGIHEAKVLIGDMIECNPDNIIIYGNSSLNIMYDTIARSMTHGVMGNTPWCKLDKVKFLCPVPGYDRHFAITEYFGIEMINVPMLPTGPDMDMVEDLVSKDESIKGIWCVPKYSNPQGITYSDETVRRFARLKPAAKDFRIYWDNAYCVHHLYDIDQDHLIEILAECKRAGNPDMVYKFCSTSKITFPGSGVAAIATSANNLEDIKKQLKVQTIGHDKVNQLRHVRFFKNIHGITEHMRKHAASLRPKFEMITDMFDKELGGLGVGTWYKPKGGYFITYETLDGCAKNVVAKAKKAGVVMTPAGAPFPYGKDPKDSVIRIAPSYPSLEDLTTAAEIFVVCVKLASIEKILEEK encoded by the coding sequence ATGCAAGCTTACCAGGAAATGACAAAGGAAGAACTGTTAGCCGAAAAAAAATCACTCGAGGCAGAGTACAAGAAATTCCAGCAGCGCGGATTAAAACTTGATATGTCCAGAGGAAAGCCATCCCAGGAGCAGCTTGATCTGTCTATGGGAATGATGGATGTTTTAGCATCTTATGTGGACTTAACCTGCGAAGATGGAACAGACTGCCGTAACTATGGTGTGCTTGACGGTATCCATGAGGCGAAAGTGCTCATCGGCGATATGATCGAGTGTAATCCGGACAATATCATTATCTATGGTAACTCCAGTTTAAATATCATGTATGATACGATTGCACGTTCCATGACACACGGTGTTATGGGAAATACTCCATGGTGCAAGTTAGATAAAGTAAAATTCTTATGTCCGGTTCCGGGATATGACAGACATTTTGCCATCACAGAATATTTCGGCATTGAGATGATCAATGTGCCGATGCTGCCAACAGGTCCGGATATGGATATGGTAGAGGATTTAGTCAGCAAAGATGAGTCGATCAAAGGTATCTGGTGTGTTCCAAAATATTCTAATCCGCAGGGTATCACATATTCCGATGAGACAGTACGCCGTTTTGCAAGATTGAAACCGGCTGCAAAAGATTTCCGTATCTACTGGGACAATGCTTACTGCGTACATCATTTATATGATATCGACCAGGATCATCTGATCGAGATCCTTGCAGAATGTAAGCGTGCAGGAAACCCGGATATGGTATACAAATTCTGTTCCACCAGCAAGATCACATTCCCTGGTTCCGGTGTTGCTGCGATCGCAACTTCCGCAAATAACTTAGAGGATATCAAGAAACAGTTGAAGGTTCAGACCATCGGTCATGACAAGGTAAACCAGCTCCGTCATGTACGTTTCTTTAAGAACATTCATGGTATCACAGAGCATATGCGTAAACACGCAGCATCCTTACGTCCGAAGTTTGAAATGATCACAGACATGTTTGATAAAGAACTTGGCGGTTTAGGCGTAGGTACCTGGTATAAACCAAAGGGAGGTTATTTCATCACATATGAGACTTTAGACGGCTGTGCAAAGAATGTTGTTGCAAAAGCGAAAAAAGCAGGTGTTGTAATGACTCCGGCAGGTGCGCCGTTCCCATATGGAAAAGATCCGAAAGATTCCGTGATCCGTATCGCACCGTCTTATCCAAGTTTAGAGGATCTGACAACAGCAGCAGAGATCTTTGTTGTCTGCGTGAAATTAGCAAGCATTGAAAAAATCTTAGAAGAGAAATAA
- the ispE gene encoding 4-(cytidine 5'-diphospho)-2-C-methyl-D-erythritol kinase: MGIMKEISVKALAKINLGLDVVRRREDGYHEVKMVMQTIHLFDRLEMKKTAGGITMTTNLSFLPTNENNLVYTAAKLLIDEFQIKDGIDVKLHKHIPVAAGMAGGSTDAAAVLYGMNRMFELGLSKEELMQRGVKIGADVPYCIMRGTALAEGIGEKLTALPPMVKCPVLIAKPQISVSTKFVYENLRLDENTVHPDIDRLVEDIRQKNLAAVTADMGNVLETVTIPNYPVIAEIKEHMMVHGAAGAMMSGSGPTVFGLFDDKEKAVAAYEAMQASGLAKQVYLTSIYNNMR, from the coding sequence ATGGGGATTATGAAGGAAATATCAGTAAAAGCACTTGCAAAAATTAACCTTGGACTTGATGTTGTACGCAGACGTGAAGATGGATATCATGAAGTGAAAATGGTTATGCAGACGATACATCTGTTTGATCGTCTTGAAATGAAAAAGACCGCAGGCGGGATCACAATGACAACGAACCTGTCTTTTTTGCCGACCAATGAAAATAATCTGGTTTATACGGCAGCAAAACTTCTGATCGATGAATTTCAGATCAAGGACGGCATCGATGTAAAACTGCACAAGCATATTCCGGTTGCAGCCGGGATGGCAGGAGGAAGTACAGATGCAGCAGCAGTGCTTTATGGTATGAACCGGATGTTTGAACTTGGACTGTCTAAGGAGGAGCTGATGCAGCGCGGAGTTAAGATCGGAGCGGATGTTCCTTACTGTATTATGCGTGGAACCGCGCTTGCAGAGGGAATCGGTGAGAAACTTACAGCACTGCCTCCGATGGTAAAATGTCCGGTGCTGATCGCAAAACCACAGATTTCTGTATCGACGAAGTTTGTATATGAGAATCTCAGACTGGATGAAAACACTGTTCATCCGGATATTGACCGGCTGGTTGAGGATATCAGACAGAAAAATCTTGCAGCTGTTACCGCAGATATGGGAAATGTTTTAGAAACAGTAACAATCCCGAATTATCCGGTAATTGCAGAAATCAAAGAACATATGATGGTGCATGGGGCTGCAGGGGCAATGATGAGCGGGAGCGGTCCGACCGTATTCGGATTGTTTGATGATAAAGAGAAAGCGGTTGCAGCATATGAGGCGATGCAGGCATCCGGACTGGCAAAACAGGTTTACCTGACCAGTATTTACAACAACATGAGATAA
- a CDS encoding GntR family transcriptional regulator, whose translation MTDDLTLNMDAYLPLRDVVFNTLREAILKGELKPGERLMELQLAAKLGVSRTPIREAIRMLEQEGLAVTIPRKGAEVAKMTEKDMEDVLQIRDALDELAASIACEQMTKEQLDTLTETMHEFEESTKSKDLKKIAAADVKFHDIIYQATGNPKLVNMLNNLREQMYRYRVEYLKDERNYPTLMREHNEIVEGLMTKDKVRVTEAMHKHVKNQVVAVKEMIREQE comes from the coding sequence ATGACAGACGATTTGACGCTGAATATGGATGCGTATCTGCCTCTTCGGGACGTGGTGTTTAATACACTGCGCGAGGCAATCTTAAAAGGAGAGTTAAAACCCGGAGAGCGTCTGATGGAATTGCAGCTTGCTGCAAAGTTAGGCGTCAGCCGTACACCAATCCGTGAGGCAATCCGTATGTTAGAGCAGGAAGGACTTGCGGTCACAATTCCGAGAAAAGGTGCGGAAGTAGCCAAAATGACGGAAAAGGATATGGAGGATGTGCTTCAGATCCGTGACGCCTTAGATGAACTTGCTGCATCGATCGCATGTGAACAGATGACGAAAGAACAGTTAGATACCCTGACAGAAACAATGCATGAGTTTGAGGAATCTACCAAATCAAAAGATTTAAAAAAGATCGCGGCAGCAGATGTAAAGTTTCATGATATTATTTATCAGGCAACCGGCAATCCAAAACTTGTTAATATGCTCAATAATTTAAGAGAGCAGATGTACCGCTATCGCGTCGAGTATTTAAAGGATGAAAGAAATTATCCGACATTGATGCGGGAGCATAATGAGATCGTGGAAGGACTTATGACAAAGGATAAAGTGCGTGTGACAGAAGCGATGCACAAACATGTCAAAAATCAGGTCGTGGCAGTCAAGGAAATGATACGTGAGCAGGAGTAG
- a CDS encoding spore germination protein: MTEKIPVSKRLSENIAQMEQFFHECDDIKKKEMMLGRQMDVPCYLTFIEVSVDMGTSALGEVLKHLNGLEKDEIYQVLEKNALGISDATYFDTIEDAVDGLLTGEVILFVEGFDQAVKIPDDGYPNMGITEADSEKVIRGSNEGFCDSVKQNAALIRKRIRSPKVKVKQKKCGVRSNTNVYLVFMEDLVYPGLVREIEHRLEGFEIDGVLDSGVIEQLTEEKWYSPFPQFQTTERPDRAAMAVLEGRVVVLSDNSPVGLILPTDYNSFIKTSDDYYNRWEIASFGRLLRYVASFFAMTLPGFYLAVTNFHTQILPTMLLLSFADARSGVPFPAVVEVILMELSFELLREAGVRLPGAMGNTIGIVGGLIIGQAAVEANLVSPIVVIVISFTALCSFAIPNEEFATAFRLLKFFFIGMCAWLGYFGMLLGLLFVLIHLAHLKSFGIPYLMPFVGADLTDYEDERDFLWRLPIRKLTKRPIYAKRDERVKLKLK; this comes from the coding sequence ATGACAGAGAAAATACCGGTTTCAAAGAGGCTGAGCGAGAATATCGCACAGATGGAGCAGTTTTTTCATGAGTGTGATGATATCAAGAAGAAGGAAATGATGCTTGGCAGGCAGATGGATGTGCCATGTTATCTGACGTTTATTGAGGTGTCGGTAGATATGGGAACATCGGCGCTTGGCGAGGTATTAAAGCATTTAAATGGGCTTGAAAAAGACGAAATCTATCAGGTGCTTGAGAAGAATGCGCTGGGAATTTCGGATGCAACGTATTTTGACACGATAGAAGATGCGGTGGACGGACTTCTGACCGGAGAAGTGATCCTGTTTGTGGAAGGATTTGACCAGGCAGTAAAGATACCGGATGACGGTTATCCGAATATGGGAATCACAGAGGCAGATTCGGAGAAGGTGATAAGGGGTTCTAATGAAGGATTTTGTGATTCCGTCAAGCAGAATGCAGCATTGATCCGGAAGCGTATCCGTTCGCCGAAAGTCAAGGTGAAGCAGAAGAAATGTGGTGTGCGTTCGAACACGAATGTCTATCTTGTTTTCATGGAGGATCTGGTGTATCCGGGACTGGTGAGGGAGATCGAGCACAGGCTGGAAGGATTTGAGATTGACGGAGTGCTGGACAGTGGTGTGATCGAACAGCTTACCGAAGAAAAGTGGTATTCGCCGTTTCCGCAGTTTCAGACAACGGAGCGCCCGGACCGTGCAGCAATGGCTGTTTTAGAGGGACGGGTGGTCGTACTTTCGGACAATTCTCCGGTTGGGCTGATCCTGCCGACAGATTATAATTCGTTTATTAAGACGAGTGATGATTATTACAACCGGTGGGAAATTGCGAGTTTTGGAAGATTATTGCGTTATGTTGCATCCTTTTTTGCGATGACACTGCCGGGATTTTATCTTGCCGTGACAAATTTTCATACACAGATACTGCCAACTATGCTGCTTTTATCTTTTGCAGATGCAAGAAGCGGGGTGCCGTTTCCTGCAGTGGTCGAGGTGATCTTGATGGAACTTTCGTTTGAACTTTTGAGGGAGGCAGGTGTGCGGTTACCCGGTGCCATGGGAAATACGATCGGTATCGTCGGAGGACTGATCATTGGACAGGCGGCAGTCGAGGCGAATCTGGTCAGCCCGATCGTTGTGATCGTGATCTCATTTACAGCGCTATGCTCATTTGCGATACCGAATGAGGAATTTGCAACAGCATTCCGTCTTTTGAAATTCTTTTTTATCGGAATGTGTGCATGGTTAGGCTACTTTGGTATGCTGCTTGGATTGCTATTTGTACTGATTCATCTGGCACATTTAAAAAGTTTTGGAATCCCGTACCTGATGCCATTTGTCGGGGCAGATCTGACCGACTATGAAGACGAGCGGGACTTTCTGTGGCGTCTGCCGATACGGAAACTGACCAAGCGCCCGATCTACGCAAAGCGGGATGAGCGGGTGAAACTGAAATTGAAATAA
- a CDS encoding GerAB/ArcD/ProY family transporter: MFSSNEKISGRQAFRLLVFDLLGLGTLLIPTAVAGFCGRDGIFCIIAGTVAGILFLKLMVYAVGDMQGSFAEYTVNMCGTFFGKIIQAGYFLYLVLLAGYTAYLFSVTVLNNLLRGESFYLVLVLILGLVWYGLLSGIEGRARVYELLFWIILIPLFIMLASALDEVKTDYWNPVFFTEKSDFFAGSYYVFICSSLIFLVLFLGGYLRKRESLMKAGRLALIFTGCLEAGLYLILLGVFGGAALSDMQTPAITLMSTIKITGGFLKRADAFMFGIWFFTLYALLNSAVFYAEMLLNGLYHAKKRQTLWKKWERAAVFAVVFGIAVFFYSSKENTVLYEKFVWYIGTPFLVLIPVVFAVIRYKKQWKHKNYPILRVYLMIGVLFVLTGLSGCATAELEERNFPIEMAVCDMEQFDREWLNADESGNRVVDYSHMKVILLDQTFLEDAENMDAFLEILEKKSDVPRNTYLVVAEDAQAILNLQENMEESVGTYLEDYFEDVSEIKKTAYPTIGMLYQEQENKMETLFIPYVGEAEKKPAVRGYYVWKRGEAAGLINNQTAMLSFFIQNQMKEYTLTLADGVDVRLFDPHNQIVFSQTEDKRVIAEINCSGEILYEKPGWRKKIQAEYGQGLKSGDIKEELEKQITEYFQIIAQKAEIDCMNSYKKLGGQRRDWYLFYQKQPKQYEKDMEIIYKVKVDWVNLGE, translated from the coding sequence ATGTTTTCATCGAACGAAAAGATTTCAGGTCGTCAGGCTTTCCGGCTTCTGGTTTTTGATCTTCTGGGACTTGGAACACTTTTGATCCCGACTGCGGTTGCAGGTTTTTGCGGAAGAGATGGAATATTTTGTATCATTGCGGGAACGGTTGCAGGAATTTTGTTTTTGAAGCTGATGGTTTATGCGGTGGGGGATATGCAGGGCAGTTTTGCAGAATATACCGTAAACATGTGTGGTACATTTTTTGGAAAGATCATACAAGCGGGGTATTTTTTATATCTGGTGCTGTTAGCGGGATATACGGCATATCTTTTTTCTGTGACGGTGTTAAACAACCTGCTGCGGGGAGAATCATTTTATCTGGTGCTTGTGCTGATCTTAGGTTTAGTCTGGTATGGTCTGTTAAGCGGGATCGAGGGCAGGGCGCGTGTCTATGAACTGCTATTCTGGATCATCCTGATACCGCTTTTTATCATGTTAGCGTCCGCACTTGATGAGGTGAAAACGGATTATTGGAATCCGGTGTTTTTTACGGAAAAAAGTGATTTTTTTGCCGGCAGTTATTATGTGTTTATCTGTTCATCTCTTATTTTTCTTGTTTTGTTTCTGGGAGGGTATCTGCGAAAACGGGAAAGCCTGATGAAAGCAGGACGCCTCGCATTGATTTTCACCGGCTGCCTGGAGGCAGGACTTTATCTGATCCTGCTTGGAGTGTTTGGAGGTGCGGCACTCTCAGACATGCAGACTCCGGCGATCACACTGATGAGTACGATTAAAATTACCGGTGGATTTTTAAAAAGGGCAGATGCATTTATGTTTGGAATCTGGTTCTTTACATTGTATGCATTGTTAAATAGTGCAGTATTTTATGCAGAAATGTTATTAAATGGTTTATATCATGCAAAAAAAAGACAGACATTGTGGAAAAAGTGGGAACGTGCGGCAGTGTTTGCTGTTGTTTTTGGCATTGCAGTATTCTTTTACAGTTCAAAAGAAAATACGGTACTGTATGAGAAATTTGTGTGGTATATCGGAACACCGTTTCTGGTGCTTATTCCTGTCGTGTTTGCAGTCATCCGGTATAAGAAACAATGGAAACATAAAAATTATCCTATTCTGCGCGTTTATCTGATGATAGGTGTCCTGTTTGTACTGACTGGTCTTTCCGGCTGTGCCACGGCAGAACTTGAGGAGCGCAACTTCCCGATCGAAATGGCAGTATGTGATATGGAACAGTTTGACAGGGAATGGCTAAATGCCGATGAGTCCGGGAACCGCGTGGTGGATTACAGCCATATGAAGGTTATTCTGCTGGATCAGACCTTTTTAGAGGATGCAGAAAATATGGATGCTTTTCTGGAGATTCTGGAAAAAAAGAGCGACGTGCCAAGAAATACTTATCTTGTGGTGGCAGAGGATGCACAGGCAATTTTAAATCTGCAGGAAAATATGGAAGAGTCCGTGGGAACTTATCTGGAAGATTATTTTGAAGATGTATCTGAAATCAAAAAGACTGCGTATCCGACGATTGGTATGCTTTATCAGGAGCAGGAAAATAAAATGGAAACACTGTTCATCCCCTATGTTGGGGAAGCAGAAAAAAAACCTGCCGTGAGGGGGTATTATGTCTGGAAACGCGGTGAGGCAGCAGGACTTATTAACAATCAGACGGCGATGCTTTCTTTTTTTATCCAGAATCAAATGAAAGAATATACGCTGACGCTTGCAGACGGAGTGGATGTACGCCTGTTTGATCCGCACAATCAGATTGTTTTTTCGCAGACAGAAGATAAAAGAGTCATCGCAGAAATTAATTGTAGTGGAGAGATTCTGTATGAAAAACCGGGATGGAGGAAGAAGATACAGGCAGAATATGGTCAAGGCTTAAAATCCGGTGATATAAAGGAAGAACTGGAGAAACAGATTACAGAATATTTTCAGATAATCGCACAAAAAGCGGAGATCGACTGCATGAACAGCTATAAAAAACTGGGCGGACAGCGCAGGGACTGGTATCTGTTTTATCAGAAGCAGCCTAAGCAGTATGAAAAAGATATGGAAATAATTTACAAGGTAAAGGTTGACTGGGTAAATCTGGGTGAGTGA
- the spoIIR gene encoding stage II sporulation protein R → MKLPIIKYKKDFLYITLFFLFSFACIIGLRYEQRLEMQKGIAEKIIRFHVIANSDAKEDQDLKLAVRDAVGIHMSELLKDVSDRSSSEIVIWKNMENMKQTAKKVIADKGFDYDVDICLKETDFPVKTYGAYTFPAGNYEALEIIIGAGKGHNWWCVMYPNMCFSDTMYEVIDEDAKSSLKKVLSDDEYQKVLESGDYKVRFRYLTFLNQLCEDNKNAYIEKGK, encoded by the coding sequence ATGAAATTACCGATCATAAAATATAAAAAAGATTTCCTGTACATAACCCTGTTTTTCTTATTTTCTTTTGCCTGTATCATTGGATTGCGGTATGAACAGAGGCTTGAAATGCAAAAAGGTATCGCAGAAAAGATCATACGCTTTCATGTGATCGCAAACAGTGATGCCAAAGAGGATCAGGACTTAAAACTTGCTGTGCGGGATGCCGTCGGTATCCATATGTCAGAACTGTTAAAGGATGTGTCTGACCGCAGCAGTTCAGAAATCGTGATCTGGAAGAACATGGAAAATATGAAGCAGACGGCGAAGAAAGTCATTGCAGACAAAGGATTTGATTATGATGTGGATATCTGCCTGAAAGAAACGGATTTCCCAGTAAAAACATATGGTGCGTACACATTTCCGGCAGGAAATTATGAAGCATTGGAGATTATCATCGGAGCGGGGAAGGGACATAACTGGTGGTGTGTGATGTATCCGAACATGTGCTTTTCGGATACGATGTACGAGGTGATCGATGAGGATGCGAAAAGTTCATTAAAAAAAGTACTTTCTGATGATGAATATCAGAAAGTACTTGAGAGTGGCGATTATAAAGTAAGATTTCGTTACCTCACATTTTTAAACCAGTTATGTGAGGATAATAAAAACGCTTACATTGAAAAGGGAAAATAA
- a CDS encoding DUF1934 domain-containing protein encodes MTKEVLVTISGLQFSPETDNESVELITSGSYYKKNGKHYIIYDEVNEGFSQTTRNIIKLNDDFMDITKRGVSNVHMMFEKNRKNVTYYYTPYGSLLIGIDAKSVDVRETENDIDVKVNYELEVNYEHMADCCITMNIKSKDAGDFRITESE; translated from the coding sequence ATGACAAAAGAAGTACTGGTAACTATCAGCGGGCTTCAGTTTTCACCGGAAACTGATAATGAATCCGTGGAACTGATCACATCCGGCAGTTATTATAAAAAAAATGGAAAACATTATATCATCTATGATGAAGTCAACGAGGGATTTTCCCAGACAACACGAAACATCATCAAACTGAATGATGATTTTATGGATATCACCAAGAGAGGTGTTTCGAATGTACATATGATGTTCGAGAAGAACCGGAAGAATGTGACGTATTATTATACGCCATATGGAAGCCTTCTGATTGGGATCGATGCAAAAAGTGTGGATGTGAGGGAGACGGAAAATGATATTGATGTCAAGGTCAATTATGAGCTGGAGGTCAATTATGAGCACATGGCAGACTGCTGTATCACGATGAATATCAAGTCAAAAGATGCTGGTGATTTCCGGATCACAGAGTCTGAATAA
- a CDS encoding alpha-amylase family glycosyl hydrolase, with protein MWAYESVFYQIYPLGFCGAPFENDGVLEHRILKVNDWIPHIKKLGANAIYFSPVFESDTHGYNTRDYTKIDTRLGTNEDFATVCDNLHKEGIKVVLDGVFNHVGRGFWAFRDVLEKKWDSPYKDWFHISFDGNSNYNDGLWYEGWEGNYDLVKLNLRNEDVIQHIFAAIKGWVEEFDIDGLRLDVAYCLDHDFLRRLRSFCDSLKPDFFLVGETLHGDYNQWMNDSMLHSVTNYECYKGLYSSFNSMNMFEINHSLLRQFGPDNWTLYKGRHLLCFVDNHDVTRIASILTNEKHLPLIYGLLFGMPGIPCVYYGSEWGAKARKEEGDPALRACFLEPEWNDLSDIISRLAEIKKNSEALNYGSFRSVLLTNRQCIFERKSEHERIYVAINADENSFHADFDAGCGTAQELITDTPHDFGGGTDLPGYSVAVWKMEH; from the coding sequence ATGTGGGCTTACGAAAGTGTTTTTTATCAGATATATCCGCTTGGATTCTGCGGTGCTCCGTTCGAGAATGATGGTGTTTTAGAGCATCGTATTTTAAAGGTCAATGACTGGATTCCTCACATCAAAAAACTTGGTGCCAATGCGATTTATTTTTCTCCGGTCTTTGAGTCTGACACACACGGATATAATACCAGGGATTATACAAAGATCGATACCAGACTTGGCACAAATGAGGACTTTGCCACAGTCTGTGACAATCTTCACAAAGAAGGGATCAAAGTCGTATTAGATGGTGTATTCAACCATGTCGGTCGTGGTTTCTGGGCTTTTCGGGATGTTTTGGAGAAAAAGTGGGATTCCCCGTACAAAGACTGGTTCCATATCAGTTTTGACGGTAATTCCAACTATAACGACGGTCTGTGGTATGAAGGCTGGGAAGGCAATTATGACCTGGTTAAATTAAATCTGAGAAATGAAGATGTCATCCAGCATATTTTTGCTGCGATCAAAGGCTGGGTAGAAGAATTTGATATTGACGGTCTGCGACTTGATGTCGCTTACTGTCTCGACCATGATTTTCTGCGCCGTCTGCGCAGTTTCTGTGACAGTTTAAAACCGGACTTCTTCTTAGTCGGTGAAACATTACACGGCGATTACAACCAGTGGATGAATGACTCCATGCTTCACTCTGTGACCAACTATGAGTGTTACAAAGGACTTTATTCCAGTTTTAACAGCATGAATATGTTTGAGATCAACCATTCCCTGCTTCGCCAGTTCGGTCCTGACAACTGGACACTCTACAAAGGCAGACATCTGCTCTGCTTCGTGGACAATCATGATGTCACAAGAATTGCAAGTATCCTGACCAACGAAAAACATCTGCCGCTGATCTACGGCCTGCTCTTCGGTATGCCTGGTATCCCATGTGTCTACTATGGCAGTGAATGGGGCGCAAAGGCGAGAAAAGAAGAAGGCGATCCGGCTTTACGCGCCTGCTTCTTGGAACCGGAATGGAATGATCTTTCTGATATAATCAGCCGTCTCGCCGAGATCAAAAAGAACTCTGAGGCATTAAATTACGGCTCTTTCCGCTCTGTACTCTTAACAAACCGTCAGTGCATTTTCGAGCGTAAGAGTGAACATGAACGCATTTATGTAGCAATCAATGCGGATGAAAACAGCTTCCACGCAGATTTTGATGCCGGATGCGGCACGGCACAGGAACTGATTACCGATACACCGCATGATTTTGGCGGTGGAACGGATCTTCCGGGTTACTCTGTGGCTGTATGGAAGATGGAACATTAG